One Deltaproteobacteria bacterium genomic window carries:
- a CDS encoding PAS domain S-box protein, which produces MGFQEDDTIKVEGSEGENKSPEGQIAELKARLDIYQKTLTEIYELYDTRIEELSLIRRISDSMRASLDLKELCLELVDIVAHEVTLDRLDLLLLDPADKELRIKASFAALKDESRYFENNEAEVIPLDEGPASEAARLRKPVILPAPDQEARHESSPESPSRLFLPLVARDRTVGLFSLSRPVSQPFQESEVRVLTIISDQAAATLANLRLLDELAQANLRLKASERQARETSLYLESLLETANDVIFTLDFEGLITYVNRKVEEWGYDKETLVSRPLSELVSEPRQAQGLAEQLQAQTTQVLELAMQSPAHGRRDVLLSISRLEADRSQDANYLVLARDITERKQLEKQLFHSEKLASIGILAAGVAHEIGNPLSAISGYTQILQSGETFEPEAREYLEGIASQATRIQRIIENLLDYSRPSAGIRSELKVAETVRTVMSMLTSQRAFRGLDLKLNLDDDLPAVNMDRDHLAQIIINIALNAAQAMQGSGSLEITTAFQEGQVQIRLADSGPGIPDEIKGRIFDPFFTTKSVGEGTGLGLSICYKIVESYNGSIAFESRPGRGATFSINLPASSQPEEP; this is translated from the coding sequence ATGGGCTTCCAAGAGGATGACACCATCAAGGTAGAGGGTTCTGAGGGGGAGAACAAGTCTCCTGAGGGCCAGATCGCCGAGCTCAAGGCCAGGCTGGACATCTATCAGAAGACGCTGACTGAGATATACGAGCTATACGATACCCGGATCGAAGAGCTGTCTCTCATACGCCGCATCAGCGATTCCATGCGCGCCTCCCTGGACCTCAAAGAACTCTGCCTCGAGCTGGTGGACATTGTGGCTCATGAAGTCACGCTGGATCGGCTGGACCTTTTACTCCTGGACCCTGCTGACAAGGAACTCCGAATCAAGGCCTCATTCGCCGCGCTGAAGGACGAGAGCCGCTATTTTGAAAATAATGAGGCCGAGGTCATTCCCCTTGATGAGGGCCCGGCCTCTGAGGCCGCCCGGTTAAGGAAACCCGTCATCCTGCCAGCACCTGATCAGGAGGCGCGGCACGAGTCCTCGCCGGAATCACCCTCCCGCCTCTTCCTGCCGCTTGTGGCCCGGGACAGGACGGTCGGCCTTTTCTCTCTGAGCCGGCCGGTCTCACAACCTTTTCAGGAAAGCGAGGTCCGCGTCCTGACCATTATCTCGGATCAGGCGGCGGCCACCCTGGCCAACTTACGGCTGCTGGATGAGCTGGCTCAGGCCAACCTGCGTCTCAAGGCATCCGAGCGCCAGGCTCGCGAGACGAGCCTCTACCTGGAAAGCCTGCTCGAAACGGCCAATGACGTCATCTTCACCCTGGATTTTGAGGGCCTGATTACTTACGTCAATCGCAAGGTCGAGGAATGGGGTTATGACAAGGAGACGCTCGTCAGCCGGCCGCTGTCCGAGCTTGTCTCCGAACCCCGCCAGGCTCAAGGCCTGGCTGAACAGCTCCAGGCTCAAACCACACAGGTCCTGGAACTGGCCATGCAAAGCCCGGCTCACGGCCGCCGCGACGTGCTGCTCAGCATTTCCAGACTTGAGGCCGACCGGAGCCAGGATGCGAACTATCTCGTTCTGGCCAGGGACATTACCGAACGCAAGCAGCTGGAGAAACAGCTCTTTCACTCAGAAAAACTCGCCAGTATCGGCATCCTGGCCGCCGGGGTCGCCCACGAAATCGGTAATCCTTTGAGCGCCATCTCCGGATACACTCAGATTCTTCAAAGCGGCGAGACGTTTGAGCCCGAGGCCCGGGAATATCTCGAGGGGATTGCCAGCCAGGCGACGCGTATCCAGCGCATCATCGAAAACCTGCTTGACTACTCCCGGCCTTCAGCCGGTATCCGTTCGGAGCTGAAGGTGGCAGAGACCGTGCGCACCGTCATGTCCATGCTCACCTCGCAGCGCGCTTTCAGAGGTCTGGACCTCAAACTCAACCTGGATGACGACCTGCCCGCAGTCAACATGGACCGGGATCACCTGGCCCAGATAATCATTAATATCGCCCTCAACGCGGCTCAGGCCATGCAAGGCAGCGGCAGCCTGGAGATTACGACCGCTTTTCAGGAAGGACAGGTTCAGATTCGGCTGGCCGACTCCGGCCCGGGCATCCCGGATGAAATCAAGGGCCGCATCTTCGACCCCTTCTTCACCACCAAATCCGTGGGTGAAGGCACCGGCCTGGGCCTGTCCATCTGTTATAAAATCGTGGAAAGCTACAATGGCAGCATTGCCTTTGAAAGCAGGCCCGGCCGGGGCGCCACTTTCAGCATCAACCTGCCAGCCTCATCTCAGCCAGAGGAACCCTAA
- a CDS encoding sigma-54-dependent Fis family transcriptional regulator has protein sequence MPSAPRILVVDDEEHIRKILTIMLSKKGYQTETAASAHEALELIGQMSFDVVVTDLRMPGMDGLDLLRRLKEQDPDLTVIIITAFSTVETAIEAMKQGAYDYISKPFREDEILIVLEKALERREILAENRQLRAEVQEKYDFSNFIGHSASMERVFEIIAKVAETKTTVLITGGSGTGKELAAKSIHFNSPRRQKPFIAINCGAVPGSLLESEFFGYVKGAFSGADRAKKGLFEEANGGTLFLDEVSELPLDLQVKILRAVQEEEIRRLGEAATRPVDLRLMAATNKDLQEEISAGRFREDLYYRLNVIQLNLPDLKERIEDIPLLAPHFLAKVREKNNLGPKRLSAEAVRALTEYHWPGNVRELINVIEQAAIMSEGPVITPDDLPFSPAPASSSGIHVAVPEDQLDLRVAIKEVTAQTERIIIKRTLEKTGQNRTQAAKKLGISRRSLINKIQTHGLDAGLAADERSASK, from the coding sequence ATGCCTTCAGCCCCACGCATTCTCGTCGTTGACGACGAAGAACACATCCGGAAGATCTTGACCATCATGCTCTCCAAAAAGGGCTATCAGACCGAGACCGCGGCCAGCGCTCATGAGGCCCTGGAACTGATCGGCCAGATGTCCTTTGACGTGGTCGTGACCGACCTGCGCATGCCGGGCATGGATGGTCTTGATCTCCTGCGCCGCCTCAAGGAGCAAGACCCGGACCTGACCGTGATCATCATCACGGCCTTCTCCACGGTCGAAACCGCCATCGAGGCCATGAAGCAGGGCGCTTACGACTACATCTCCAAGCCCTTTCGCGAGGATGAGATCCTCATTGTCCTGGAGAAGGCGCTGGAGAGGCGGGAGATACTGGCGGAAAACCGGCAGCTTCGGGCCGAGGTTCAGGAAAAGTACGACTTTTCCAACTTCATCGGTCATTCGGCCTCCATGGAACGGGTCTTCGAGATCATCGCCAAGGTGGCTGAAACCAAAACGACCGTGCTTATAACCGGCGGCAGCGGCACAGGCAAGGAACTGGCCGCCAAATCCATCCACTTCAACAGCCCGCGCCGCCAGAAGCCCTTTATAGCCATCAACTGCGGGGCAGTGCCAGGCAGCCTGCTCGAAAGCGAGTTCTTCGGGTATGTCAAAGGGGCGTTTTCCGGTGCGGACCGGGCCAAAAAGGGCCTCTTTGAGGAGGCGAACGGCGGGACCCTTTTCCTTGACGAGGTCAGCGAACTGCCGTTGGACCTGCAGGTTAAAATCCTGCGGGCCGTCCAGGAAGAGGAGATTCGGCGGCTGGGTGAGGCCGCGACCCGGCCGGTGGACTTGAGGCTCATGGCCGCCACCAATAAGGACCTCCAGGAGGAAATCAGCGCGGGCCGTTTCAGGGAAGACCTTTATTACCGGCTCAACGTCATCCAGCTTAACCTTCCCGACCTTAAGGAGCGCATCGAGGATATTCCCCTTCTAGCCCCGCATTTTCTGGCCAAGGTCAGGGAAAAGAACAACCTCGGTCCGAAAAGGCTTTCGGCCGAGGCGGTGAGGGCCCTGACTGAGTACCACTGGCCGGGCAACGTGCGCGAGCTGATCAATGTCATCGAGCAGGCCGCCATTATGTCAGAAGGGCCGGTCATTACCCCGGACGACCTCCCTTTTAGTCCGGCCCCGGCCTCATCCAGCGGTATCCACGTGGCCGTGCCTGAAGATCAGCTTGACTTAAGGGTTGCCATCAAGGAGGTCACCGCCCAGACCGAACGGATCATCATTAAACGCACACTGGAAAAAACCGGCCAAAACCGCACCCAGGCCGCTAAAAAATTAGGCATCAGCCGCCGCTCCCTGATTAACAAAATCCAGACCCACGGTCTGGACGCAGGTCTGGCTGCAGATGAGCGTTCCGCATCAAAGTGA